AGCTGTGAGTTCCTTACCGAGCTTCATCAGGCCCCAGCTCGCAACCTTAAGGACGAGAGCCCCGAAGGGCGACTACCTCCACGAGATCAAGTGCGACGGCTACCGCGTCCAAATCCATATCGATGGAGAAAATCGCAAGTCGGGTTTATCAAAGACCCCACAGGTGTGGCCGCTCTATCTTGGGAAACAGGAGGGGAAAATGTTGCCCAATGTCGGCGCGGGCTCGTGTGTTGTCGTTACCGGGGACGCGCTGCTCCGATGGCGCCCGGCGCGGTGCCGAAGCGCTGGCGGAATCCGCGCGCAAAGTACGTGTAATCGCGAAAGCCGCAGGCGTAGGCGATTTCGCTGAGAGGTTGACGTGTCTTCGTCAACGCGCGACACTCGATCAGATGCGCCGCACGATCCAGACGAAGCGAAGATATGTAGTCAGTGTATGTCGACCCTCGGGCTGTGAACAGCTTCTGCAAATAGCGTAGCGAAATTCCCATCTCGGCCGCCACCTCACGCGGAGAGATGTCCGGATCGGCATAGCGGTCCTTGATCATGGCGCAGACTCGCGCGAACAGCTTGTCGGTGTGGCGTGAGCAAAGCGGGGCGGGCGGTGCAAACAGTGCGCCGAGGAGGTCATAGATCACCAGACGCATATAGTCGTCAGCCGACGCGACCGCCGGTTCTACATTGCCGACGGGGTCAAGAGCGAGTTGACTGAGTATGCGTGCCGCCTGCCCCCGCCCGCGACCGCACGTGCCACCTTGCGGCTGGAAGCCGAGATGCGACACCAGGTTCTGGCGCGGCACCTGCAAGCCAAGCCATTGCGCCTGCTGGACCCCAACGAGTGTCACGGGTCTCATGGAATCGAGCAGGACGAGTTCGCCAGCAGCGGCATTTACAACTTGGTCGTTCTGAATGATTGTCGATCCGCCCGTCAGCTGAGCTACGACGAAGTAATACTCCATCTCATCACGGCGAATGTCCAGCTTCGTCCGGTCAACGCGGACAGTGTCGCAGGCGAGATCAACCGCAGCGAACCCGAAGACGCGCCGCGGGCGAACCCTGCCTGCGAAGATGCTGTTTCCGCGAGCAGGACTAAAACATCCAAAATTCTCGCGCAGTGCAGCTATGAAACCATCATAGCCCAATTCTGGAGCGCTGAGAAAATCATCGTTTGGCTGCACCATCGATTCCCCAGGTATCAAACCTAACGTTACGTTTTATCACTGCCTGCGCCGAAGCCACGGGCAAACGTTAGCTTGGCATGGCCCCTAGACAGGTGCCGCACAACTCCGCGTCACGCCCAATCACACCTCCGGGATCGTGTCAATGCCGTCGCGCGGCGCGTTGCGCGCTAGTAAGGACGATTGGGCGCGATCGCCTCGCGACGCCTGAGGTCCTGTCGTATAGCTTCCGATCTTGACAGTCACGCGTTGCAAAGATCGGAGACAAAGATTGAAAGTTTCAAAGCTTAACGGCTGGGTGTCGGTGCCCTCGACTGGACGGGCGGTGCAAACAGTGCGCCGAGGAGATGATAGATCACCAGGCGCATATAGTCGTCAGCCGACGCGACCGCGGGCTCTACATTGCCAACGGGGTCAAGAGCGAGTTGACTGAGTATGCGTGCCGCCTGCCCTTGCCCGCGACCGCACGTGCCGCCTTGCGGCTCGAAGCCGAGATGCGACACTAGGTTCTGGCGCGGCACCTGCAAGCCAAGCCATTGCGCCCGCCGAACCCCAACGAATGTCACGGGTCTCGTGGAATCGAGCAGGACGAGTTCGCCAGCAGCGGCATTTACAACTCGGTCGTTCTGAATGATTGTCGATCCGCCCGTCAGCTGAGCTACGACGAAGTAATACTCCATGTCATCACGGCGAATGTCCAGCTTCGTCCGGTCAACGCGGACAGTGTTGCAGGCGAGATCCACCGCAGCGAACCCGAAGACGCGCCGCGGGCGCACCCTGCCTGCAAAGATGTTGGTTCCGCGAGCAGGACTAAAACATCCAAAATGTTCGCGCAATGCAGCTATGAAGCCATCATAGTCCAATTCTGGAGCGCTGAGAAAATCGTTGTTCGGCTGCACCATCGACTCCCCGGGCAAATAATTTTTCAAACCTAACGTCAGGTTTCATTACTGCCTGCGCCGAGCGACGGGCAAACGTTAGCTTGGCATGGCCCCCAGACAGGTGCCGCGCAACTCCGCGTCACGCCCAATCACACCTCCGAGATCGTGTCAGTGCCGCCGCGCGGCGCGTTGCGCGCTAGTAAGGACGATTGGGCGCGATCGCCTCACGACAATTCGGATCCAGCGGCATAAGAGGAGTCCGTTGGCCGTCACGGGCAGCGGCGGCGCATCGGGCCAGCGGGGCGCCGACCATGACACTGGGCCATCTGTTCTTCGCGGCAGTGATGACGACCTACATCTTTGTCGGTCTCTGGCTCGAAGAGCGCGATCTACGCGAGTAGCCAAATTGACGCGATTGAAACGGACACTGGCCGTGGGCGCGGTTACAGCGCTCGACCTACGTTGTAACGCGGTGATTGGAGGAGTTTTCCGTATGAGTGATGAAACACCTGTCGAACAATGGAACACGTCCGCCGAAGGCTGGGCGCACTGGGCCGCTCGGGCCACGGACTATCTTGTGCCCGCGACCGAGAGGATGCTTGATCTCGCCAACGTCAAGCCGGGCTGCCGCGTGCTGGATGTCGGCTGCGGATCTGGGGAACAAACCATCATCGCCGCGCGCCGAGTTGGAGATACCGGTCATGTGCTGGCCATCGACGTCGCAGCGTCCATGATCACTGCGACTGAGAAAGCCGTGCGAAAGGCTGGGATGCGGAACGTCTCGACCCGTGTCTGTCCGGCGGATGCGCTGGTGGACGATGGGGAACGGTTCGACGCCGCAATCAGCCGGCTGGTTCTGATGCTAATTCCCGACCCAGTTGCGGCTGCGCGCGCCGTTCAGACTGTGTTGCGCACAGGAGGGCTGTTCGCAGCAATCGTTACAGGCGATCCAACGAAGACCACTTACAACGCCATCGCACTAGACATTCTTGCCCGACATGGCGGCAAGACAGACTGGGAGGATAGGCCCGGCAGCATTCGTTCCCTGGTCGATCCGACACGACTTGAGGCCGTGATGGCGAACGCGGGCTTCACCAAAGTCGCAGTGAGCAGCATATCAACGATACAGCGATTGAAGAGCGCAGCAGCGGCAACAACGATGATCCGCGAGGGGTTTGCCTTCTACAAAGCAATGATCGCTCATCTGCCACAACAGCGACAGGACGTCGCTTGGAACGAATTGGAACAGGCACTAAAGCGCTTTGAGGACGCGGACGGCTTTGCTGGACCCGGCGAGGTCAATTTGGTGGTCGGACGCAAGCCTTAGTTCGATGCCATCGTCCTGAGGGATGATACGTACTATCCGAACACCTCGTGCCGCTGCTGCGCTACAAGGTTCAGCCGTCTAGATTCCGATCTAAGCAGTCGCGCGTTGCAGAGATCGGACAAAAAAGAATGAAAGTTTCGCCGCGCAAATGATGGTTTGTAGGGCCTTGGACGGGAATTGCGCTGCGGATAACCGCATCAGCCGGCGCGTTCTGGTGACCTAAGCGGCGCCGGATCGATCGAATTGGGATATCTGCGACTTTAATCGCCTGATAGCTGAGGCGATTTGATTGGCTTATGAGGTCGAAAATTCCGGATTGGATGTGAGATGAACAATCGCCTTTGGCGTGTGACACTTATTCTAATCATTGCCATTCTGCCGATTTATACAATGGGTGACGCTCACGGCCACGATCATCAGCGCCCGGAGCTAAACGGTTGGTATGCGAGTCTGCATAGCGGCAAAGGGCCCTGCTGCGACGGCACGGACGCGAAGCGCGTCGATGACGCCGATTGGGACACCAAGGACGATCACTATCGCGTCCGAATAGACGGCGAGTGGGTCGACGTTCCGAAAGAAGCTGTTGTAGACGGTCCGAACCGTGCTGGCCGCACGATGGTCTGGCCTTACTATCTGGATGGTCATCCGAAGGCACGCTGCTTTATGCCGGGGAGCATGGGCTGATGGCGAGCGCACGGCGATCCGTTCCTTGCACCCAGCGTACATTTGCTAAGTTGTTCAACACGGGCGTGGCGCACTAGGGTCTGTACTCAATAGAGATTCCTCTTGAGGCGGGATTGTGATTCAAGCTTTCCAACGGAGGGAGGCTTGGATGGCAAAGCAAGTCTATTGGTTGAGCGATGCAGAGTGGCAGCGAATAGAGCCGTTGTTGCCGCGAGGCCGCCGCGGAGCGCACCGGGTGGATGATCGCCGGGTGATCAGCGGGATCGTCCATATGCTGCGATGTGGGGCGCGTTGGCGCGACTGCCCGGAGGTCTACGGCCCGTATACGACGGTTTACAATCGCTTCAATCGCTGGAGCCGTCAGGGGATTTGGACCGATATTTTCTATGCCCTGACGGGGTCGACTGGCATGTACGGGGCGGCATCTGTTGATTCCACCTACATCAAAGCCCACCGCTCGGCAGCCGGCGCAAAAGGGGGGCCTTCAACAATGCCATCGGCCGCTCGCGTGGCGGGCAAACGACCAAAATCCACGCGCTGACCGATGAGATCGGGCGTCCATATGCCTTGTTGATCACGGCTGGAAACGTCCACGACCTCGACGGAGCCCGCCGTCTGCTCACTTTGGGGCATCGACCGAAGAGTGTCATTGCCGACCGAGCCTATGACGCCAGAAGCTTGCGCGAGGAACTCGCACAGCGGCGGATCAAGGCGGTCATCCCCCCAAATCCGACCCGTAAGCACCCGCATCGCTACGACAAACGCGCCTACAAAGGCCGCAACGTCATCGAGCGCATGTTTTGTCGCCTGAAGGACTTCCGCCGCATCGCCACCCGATATGACAAGCGCGCAGATATCTTCCTCTCAGCAATCCTTCTGACCGCCGCCTTGCTCTGGTGGCTCAATTGAGTCCAGACCCTAGTCCGGTTGTGGCCTTCAGCGAACCTACACGCGTCCCAGGGCGAGGTCCGCAAAATGACCTCAAGCCGACATGTAGCCCGGCTCATGGTGCACAGCGCTGGCGCGAAGCCGGCCCCTGGTTTGATAAGTTAGCTCAGATCAACCACCGATTGCCTCGCGGGGAGCGAGCGCGTCGAGCATCGACCGGCAGCTATCGTGGCCGCTGACGTGGTGCTATTGGCGGCTTTATGTACGACGAAGAGGCCGCACATGCCTGGCGCGATGTTCGCGGATCGTGCCGTGCCTGCCATCACGGAATGTTCGTGCGTACGGACAACCGGTCATCGCGCTGATGATCAGCTCTATCGTCGCCGGCGTGTTTTGGCTCATCCATCATCGACGCCTCACCCTTGCGCCGGAAAGCAGCGCACGTCTTGATGAATGCGTCATTTTCCGACGAACTGACCGACTGGAAGTAATTTCGCCGCCAAGTGCCCGGCGAGTCCACGCTGCTCAACTCGCGTTCGATGACGGAGAGGGCCATAAAAGGGATCTTCTCAAGATGGACCTGCTGTCCCACTTCTTGCCGCAGCGAAGATTTTCACGCTCGGCGATCTCTGGATGGGTCATCGCCAGGTTTTCGAGCTCGATAGACGTATCCATTCGCCCCCGGACTTGATGACGTCCTTCGAGCGATCCGTAACCTGCATATAACCGTCGCTGTCGATCGTGGCGACATCACCCGTGAAAAACCAGCCATCGGCACGCTCGCTTTCCGGGATCTTGTAATAAGCGCGGGCGATCCAGGGCCCTCGAATCACAAGGTTGCCAATTGCCTTGCCATCGCGCGGGAGTTCACTGTCGTTGCTATCGCGAATGCCGATTGAAAACTGCTCGTCCTTGTCTGATCTGGCGAGACCGTCGTTCAGCTCTCGACGAGGCCCTGTGCTTGCGGAGCGACTTCGAGATCGTGCCGATCGGGCTAGTTTCCGTCATGCCCCAGCCATGTAGCACCTCTACTCCATAGCCGTCTTGCAGCGTTTCCATCAGCGAGGCCGGACATGCTGTGCCGCCGATCAGCGCGCGATTGAGCGTCGTCGGCTTTACGCCGGCGCTTTGCAGATATTGAACATAGCCCAGCCAGACCGTCGGTACGCCGTTGGCGAAGGTCACTCCATTGTCCTCAAACAACCGATGCAGGCTCTCCCCGTCGATTTTCGGTCCGGCCATCACCAGCTTCGAACCCATTGCCGTTGCGCAATACGGCATTCCCCAGGACATTGCATGGAACATCGGCGCGACAAGCGCGACCGTGTCATCCAGGGAAATGCGACAAGCGTCCGGAAGGGCTGCGGAGTAGGAATGCAGCACGGCGCTGCGATGGCTATACAGCACACCCTTTGGGTTTCCAGTCGTTCCAGAGGTATAGCACAGCCCGCACGCCGTGTTCTCGTCTAGTTCCGGCCATGCATAAGCTTCCGAGCATCCGGAGAGAAATCCTTCATACGACGGGAAGCCGCTGGCTCCCACAATCTTCGCGTCGACTGGCTCGCCCAGATATATCCATAATTCAACAGACGGGCATCGCGGCATTAATGTGTGTATGAGATCGATGAAAGCCAGATCGAAGAACACAACCACATCTTCGGCGTGGTTAATGACGTATATGATCTGCTCTGCGAACAGCCTTGGATTGATCGTGTGACAAACGGCTCCAAGTCCGGAAATACCGAAGTGTAGTTCGAGATGCCGATAACTGTTCCAGGCTAACGTCGCAACGCGATCGCCTGGTTTGATGCCGATCGAGCCCAGGGAATTTGCGAGCTGAGAGCTGCGCCGGCGGAGGCCGCTGTAGCTGGTGATGTGATCGCGCTTGTCGGGGTGTCGGGATACGATCTCGACATCGGGAAAGGAGCGCGCCGCGTGCATGAGAATGGATGACAGGAGCAACGGAGTTTGCATCATCAAGCCAAGCATGGTGAATGGATCCTCGATTTCGATGCGTTCGCCTCAGGCGCAAGCAATATTCGCGTAAATAGGAGATCCTCTGAACGCGGTCCGTTTGGCCGGAAATCTGCATCAGACAGGACGACGTGTCGCTCGCCCTCTCTCGGGCGCCTGATCCCCTCAAGCGCCTTCACGCGCGACGCGTGAGAGGATGATAAGCCTGAAGTAAGTGACGAGCAGCCTGATCGCAAAAGATGTGTCGAGCCATACGACCAACATTGGCATGCGTTTTTCACGCGCGATTGCGGATTCGAAAGCATGCTCGGTAAAAATGCGATCGACCCGCTCTGCCGCTGATGCCATTGTCCCACGCCCATCAGGTTGGCCGTGGGACAAAGAGTCATGATTCACTGCGGCGCACTGCTAGTTCATACGCACCCAAGGCGCTTCCTGAGAGTTCTTCGAGATGCGCGAGGCCCAGACCGCCGACGACGGCTTTCTGGACGGGCGCGACGTCGGCATTGATCTTGTCAGCACCGAACGACGTGCCTACCACCGTCCGAGCGGCGCGACTGCCCTTCGACTGGCCGACGAGCTTGGCGACGGCCTCGGCGATGTCATGAAGCTTCGGAGCGTCCTTACTTTGCAGCATTGACGTGAAGGTTCTGTAAATGGCGTCGGGAATCTGGCCGACCTCGCCGTATGACTTCGTGATGTCGTCGTCTGCAGGCCTTTGGATGCTCGAGTACAGGCTTGTCGGGTAAGCCCCAGGCTGAACTTCCACCACGTCTATCCCGAGTTGGGAGACCTCTAGCCGAATGCTGTCGGTCAAAGCTTCGATCGCCATCTTGCTCGCGCCGTAGATGCCGACGAAAGGGAACGTCACCCGGCCGAGGACCGAACCCATGTTGATAATGAGGCCTTCGCGCTCCCGACGCATCGAAGGCAGCACTGCCCGCGTAACGCGAAGGAGCCCGATGACGTTGGTGTCGAAGATCGCTTTCGCCTGATCGGCCGTGAAGGCTTCGGTCACGCCCACCGACGCAATGCCGGCGTTGTTGACCAGCACGTTGATCTTGCCGGCCTCGGCGAGGATGGAAGAGATGGCGCGATCGACGGACCGGTCATCGGTAACGTCGAGTTCCACGACGCCTATTTTCTGACTTCGCAGCGCGTCGGCATGGCTGCGATTGCGACCGGCGATGTCGCGCATCGAGGCGAAGACGCGATAGCCGTCGCGCGCCAGCCTTTCCGCTGTTTCACGGCCGAAGCCGCTCGATGTGCCGGTGATGAGAATAGTCCTGGTCATGGTTTGCCTTCAGTGTTGATGGGGGCCATTGCGAGATGATCAGCCGGTATGGCTGGTCAGGAACTGGCTGGGTACCGTTACCGGGATGTCCGAGAGCGAGCTTGAACAGACGTTGGACGCGGCGGGTTGGGTGATGGAGCCTTGGACGCGAGTCAGAAGGCGAATTCCAGGCTGGCGTGTGCAACCAGCTTTCCCGTAGACGCAAACGAAACGCGGGTTTCCGTGAAGGCCGACGCGTTGCCAAAGCGCAATACTTCTGCTCTCACCTGATAGTCATCGTTGACGGCTGGACGCAGGAAGTGAGTGTGCTGATACACGGTGCCTTTGGTGATGCGCCCCGTCGTGCCCACAGACAGTGATGCAACCGAGTCAATGGCCGCCATAATTGCCTGGCCACATACCGCACCGCTTGACAATTTGAGCGTATCACGTTGCGGAAGCATCGCGGACACGATGCCCGGGTAGACCTTGAACTCACGAAGGCCGAGCATTTTCACCCAAGGCGCGAAAACATACTCGTACAACTCAAGAACTGTGGCATCCGTCACAGGCAAACAATGAAGCGGAACCGGAATTCCAGGCCGCCCAACTCCCAAGGCAGGATCGGACTCGTTTTGCGTTGCCTGTTCGGTCGCAAGAGCCCGGCTTCCCGTTAGCGTCATTGTATTCACAACCTCTGTAATCATTGTCGTCTCCGGTTCTCGTCAAAGCGTGACTACGAAGACGGAAGCTAGGCGGCTGGGCCCCGGATGTCGTGAGGCGATCGCGCCCGATCGTCCGTACTGGCGCGTACCGCGTGACGCGCCGAGCGGCAGCGCTGACACGGTCTCGGTGGCATGATCAGGTGTGACGCAGAGTTGAGCGGGATCTATCTTGCAGCCACGCTAGCCTGCGGTTGAAACCGATGATCGGTTCCCACGCACCGTACTTTCTGACGACTGACTCGTGCTGCGAGTGGGACGTTGCCGTTGAAAAGGAGGAAGCAAATGTTCGCGCAGCACCTTGATCGAAGAAGCGGTAAGTAACTGGAGCACACGGCCTTAGAAGCATATGTCGTCGCGGTCGACCCTGCGAATTGTCGATACTCCGCTGTTGACAAAGCCTCTCGTGCTATCAGCGTCCGGTGTCTCCCGACGCTTATATCTGGCCGGCGAGATGCGTCGTGTCATGCGCTGAACAAACACCTTGAGATGTACAAACCGGCGCCAGCCGCCGCCCAAGACGCTATTGGGATTGCGCACTACGAACGACGCCGCGATGCATATCACTTCGATCCACATTATCATTTGGAGTTCCGTTTCACGAATTATGCGAGCGTGTGGTGACGTCGATCATCAGCCACGGAGCCGCTCGAGAGCGCGACCGCCAGTGTCGTGCCGCCGATGCTGCGAATGAAGCTAAGTCTCGGAGACTGAATGTCGTGAGCACCAGGCGCCGTTCCCTATACGGACACGCACATCGCAGCGCGACCCCGGCGATTGGTGAAGCTCACTTTCCCTGCATGGATACAACTGCGACCATCGGCATTTGTGATCGGCCGTCCCATACTATGGCGGCGGGCACAGCTATTCG
This genomic stretch from Bradyrhizobium sp. CCGB12 harbors:
- a CDS encoding helix-turn-helix domain-containing protein translates to MVQPNDDFLSAPELGYDGFIAALRENFGCFSPARGNSIFAGRVRPRRVFGFAAVDLACDTVRVDRTKLDIRRDEMEYYFVVAQLTGGSTIIQNDQVVNAAAGELVLLDSMRPVTLVGVQQAQWLGLQVPRQNLVSHLGFQPQGGTCGRGRGQAARILSQLALDPVGNVEPAVASADDYMRLVIYDLLGALFAPPAPLCSRHTDKLFARVCAMIKDRYADPDISPREVAAEMGISLRYLQKLFTARGSTYTDYISSLRLDRAAHLIECRALTKTRQPLSEIAYACGFRDYTYFARGFRQRFGTAPGAIGAARPR
- a CDS encoding class I SAM-dependent methyltransferase, with product MSDETPVEQWNTSAEGWAHWAARATDYLVPATERMLDLANVKPGCRVLDVGCGSGEQTIIAARRVGDTGHVLAIDVAASMITATEKAVRKAGMRNVSTRVCPADALVDDGERFDAAISRLVLMLIPDPVAAARAVQTVLRTGGLFAAIVTGDPTKTTYNAIALDILARHGGKTDWEDRPGSIRSLVDPTRLEAVMANAGFTKVAVSSISTIQRLKSAAAATTMIREGFAFYKAMIAHLPQQRQDVAWNELEQALKRFEDADGFAGPGEVNLVVGRKP
- a CDS encoding transporter substrate-binding protein, which codes for MGQQVHLEKIPFMALSVIERELSSVDSPGTWRRNYFQSVSSSENDAFIKTCAAFRRKGEASMMDEPKHAGDDRADHQRDDRLSVRTNIP
- a CDS encoding AMP-binding protein, with the translated sequence MLGLMMQTPLLLSSILMHAARSFPDVEIVSRHPDKRDHITSYSGLRRRSSQLANSLGSIGIKPGDRVATLAWNSYRHLELHFGISGLGAVCHTINPRLFAEQIIYVINHAEDVVVFFDLAFIDLIHTLMPRCPSVELWIYLGEPVDAKIVGASGFPSYEGFLSGCSEAYAWPELDENTACGLCYTSGTTGNPKGVLYSHRSAVLHSYSAALPDACRISLDDTVALVAPMFHAMSWGMPYCATAMGSKLVMAGPKIDGESLHRLFEDNGVTFANGVPTVWLGYVQYLQSAGVKPTTLNRALIGGTACPASLMETLQDGYGVEVLHGWGMTETSPIGTISKSLRKHRASSRAERRSRQIRQGRAVFNRHSR
- a CDS encoding SDR family oxidoreductase — protein: MTRTILITGTSSGFGRETAERLARDGYRVFASMRDIAGRNRSHADALRSQKIGVVELDVTDDRSVDRAISSILAEAGKINVLVNNAGIASVGVTEAFTADQAKAIFDTNVIGLLRVTRAVLPSMRREREGLIINMGSVLGRVTFPFVGIYGASKMAIEALTDSIRLEVSQLGIDVVEVQPGAYPTSLYSSIQRPADDDITKSYGEVGQIPDAIYRTFTSMLQSKDAPKLHDIAEAVAKLVGQSKGSRAARTVVGTSFGADKINADVAPVQKAVVGGLGLAHLEELSGSALGAYELAVRRSES
- a CDS encoding PaaI family thioesterase; protein product: MITEVVNTMTLTGSRALATEQATQNESDPALGVGRPGIPVPLHCLPVTDATVLELYEYVFAPWVKMLGLREFKVYPGIVSAMLPQRDTLKLSSGAVCGQAIMAAIDSVASLSVGTTGRITKGTVYQHTHFLRPAVNDDYQVRAEVLRFGNASAFTETRVSFASTGKLVAHASLEFAF